One Tubulanus polymorphus chromosome 5, tnTubPoly1.2, whole genome shotgun sequence DNA segment encodes these proteins:
- the LOC141905580 gene encoding uncharacterized protein LOC141905580 isoform X3, translated as MPKRKRRAGSFQPKKKVEVVGVPSALTGQNREMKKGSMEKNYEKSQDEDYRRVENEILNENLKNAQNENFNETQKENSDNNQNKKYEVKINENFEPKTNENYELNANEKDEMKMTEKHGMKMNEKYEMHMNGNYDLKTNEKDEMKMTEKHEMNINEIYDQTMNQNCGTNSNEDMTKNKVETIEVKSVFCDFNHDNCDTIMHDNYDKTKQGNYDKAIYGICEKITLDNCDKIQHDNAGTIYMKPHRK; from the exons ATGcctaaaagaaaaagaagagcTGGTAGCTTTCAGCCGAAGAAG aagGTGGAGGTGGTTGGAGTTCCCTCAGCCCTAACTGGACAAAACAGAGAGATGAAAAAAGGAtcaatggaaaaaaattatgaaaaatctcAAGATGAAGACTACAGaagagttgaaaatgaaatcttaaATGAAAACCTAAAAAACGctcaaaatgaaaactttaacGAAACGCAAAAAGAAAACTCTGATAACAATCAAAACAAGAAGTATGAagtgaaaatcaatgaaaactttGAACCAAAAACTAATGAGAACTATGAATTGAatgcaaatgaaaaagatgaaatgaaaatgactgaaaaacatggaatgaaaatgaatgaaaaatatgaaatgcatATGAATGGAAACTATGAtttgaaaacaaatgaaaaagatgaaatgaaaatgactgaaaaacatgaaatgaatattaatgAGATCTATGATCAGACTATGAATCAAAATTGTGGAACTAATTCGAATGAAGATATGACAAAAAACAAAGTTGAGACAATTGAAGTGAAATCAGTTTTTTGTGACTTCAATCATGACAACTGTGATACGATTATGCATGACAACTATGATAAGACTAAACAAGGCAACTATGATAAGGCTATATATGGAATCTGTGAAAAGATTACACTTGACAACTGTGATAAGATTCAACATGATAACGCTGGCACAATATACATGAAacctcatcgaaaatga